TTTATGATGAAAGAAAACACTTAAGTTGGGTCTGAAAATGTCTATTATGACAGATGAGCCAATTAAACATACCACAGACTAAACTAAGCCTAGTGCATAAAGGTTGTTGATTAAAACAATCCAGAAACACACGCCTGTCTCCAAACTGGCATTTCAGCAACATGTTGACTCCTGGGTAGTATAATCTATCTCAATCTCTAGCGGAAGCAATTGGGGCGCGCACAAAAAGACGTGGGGGACTACCTCCTGATCACATAAGGTAAAACTTAAACCGTGACCCGATtagtttaagtgaaaaagaacGGAAAGGCACAACCCGAACACCAACTTTACAAGGTGAGCTCTTCCCAGAAAACACCTCTCCCGGCCCAGTGCAGCAAGCCCCGCCCCGGGCAGCAAGCCCCACCTCCGACTCTGCAATTCCGGTCGAGCCTCTGAGGAGCTCCACCGCAGCACCGCGGAAGTTTCGTGTGTGCGCAGTAGGCTTGATTAGTGCCGCGTGGGAAAGGCGGGACTTCCCTACGTCTTGCGTCATCTCTAGTGCGACGCAATACGTCACTGGTGTGATTGGGAAAGTCAATTATGGCTGCCGGCGGGCTGCCGCCATCTTTACGCCCGGCGTCGCCAGCGCATGCGCGTAGCGGCCTTGCTGAGCGGTACGCGCAGTTAGCCCGTGTCGTACGCGTGTTGGATACAGTCGTGTGCAGAGATGCTGTGCCGGTTGAGCGTTAGGTGGCTGCAGCCGCGGCCTGCCCTGCAGCTCCGGGGCTTGGGCCCACCGGTCGTACCGGCCCCCACCGGCGGCGCCAAGCCCTCCGCTCTGCCATTGTGGGCGGTGGCATCAGTCTCTGCAGTTGGCCCGAGCGGCGCGGGTGGCTGGTATGAAGCCCTGGCTACGTCGGCGCCGGTGCAGGGCGCCGAGGACGTACTGCTCTTTGCGCACACCGCCTCGGGCCTGCCCTGGTGGGGCAGCATTCTTCTCACCACCGTGGCCCTGCGCGGCGCTGTCACGCTGCCCTTGGCCGCCTACCAGCACTACATCCTGGCCAAGGTGAGGGGCGCCGAGCCGCGCATGGACGCGCTTCCGTGGTGAGGACTGGCCGACGTCTACCCGGGGCTTAAGGTCCCCAGGTACTCCCGGAGTGCTTAGTGTTAGTCATCAGTACCAGTAAGGCAGTGAGCTACTTTACAAAAAGGAATTAACACAGGGCAGAAGTAAATGCAATTTTTGGTGGCTCTGTGACTGCCACAGAGTATATTAAAGATTCTTAATGGACTTCTGTTTCCTCAGTTGACATTACTGGGAAATCCAGGAATTGAAACATTAAAGTGCAGAGTGTAGTTCTTATATAATCCTTATAATAGCCCTGTGAAGTAGGTGctgatatacattttatatatgagagaATAGGACtttagaggttaaataatttgtccaagatcaTACTGATGTACAAGCTGGAGTTTGAATTTGGTTGCAACTGAGGAAATCTTAAATTAACATCCTATACGCAGACTTAGGGTTTCTTGACATGACCAGTaaaccacatttttaaatgagCTGAGGGAATAGAGAGTGAAATTATGAATGGTTATGAATAAAGATCTTTTATGTTCCCATAACAAAGCCTACTTTTTCTTTAGCTAGGTGGAAAAtttgcagccagaaataaaaagcattgcaAGGCACCTTAACCAAGACGTTGCAGTTCGTGCAAATCAGTTGGGGTGGTCCAAAAGAGCTGCCAGGTAAGCTAATTCTGTGCATATAACaccatgaaaatatatatacgtatatataatgTGTAAGTGATTTTTATTATAGGTTTTGGTATTCTGTAGCTTTAGCAGCAAAgtagttcttttttctctttaatattttaataagtttatgtGGCATGGTAGTTTTATATACTggaccaaaagcaaaaaaaatagggaaacaaGAGAGAGTTCCTTGTCCTTAAGGGACTTCAGGCTACTGAAAAAGACAGACATGTAGTCAAATAATGACTGAACTAAGTACTGTACAAAAGATTATGTACAAGGAGTTGGGTCATCACGGaaagtcaggaaaggcttcacagGATGAAGATACTGTGACAGTTGTTGGGATTTTTGTCAACAAATGATACAGGTTATTTACAAACTTGACCTTTTGACAACATACAGCAGGTAGTAGCCCAAAGGAATGGGGAGGTAGAAAGTATGAATGACATGGTAAAAGCAACTGGATAGGCAAGGTGTTGTCATTCTGCTCTGGTTACCCTATGTAGTTGTCTGCCTGGGTTCTTAGAAAGCCCTTGCCCAAGGGTGCTCGACCATGGCACAGTTCTATGCCTACAGTCATCCACTAGGAACTTCTAAGTCCACCTCCTTCTATCAGCCTAAGCTAGTTCTGCTTAGTCAATTTCCCAAATTCTGATCCTTACTTGACTGTGACAAAGTGTTCACCAGTTCACagcaatgagaaaaataaggtttttttagtatgaatatgtaatatatatatatatatatatatatatagcttttcatatatttttatctatatagGTGTAAATTTGCCAACTATCTTTGGTATGAAATTGTGTCCCTCTTTATATAGAGTTAAAAAgacctgacatttaaaaaaaatcatttttacagCTTAACGTCTTTATTTGCTAAAATAGGAAGTTGGTAAACCTATAGTTTTGAAGTTTTACTGATCAGGGAAATCTGAGGACTACAGCTCTAGGCCAGAAGAACAAATTAGTAGCTGCTCACCTGGGTTATAAATGCAGCCTAGACAAGACTGTGGCACCTTGCTTATGCAGCACTGGCAGGATGATTGTCCAGACACATCCTTAGACAGATGAGTGGCTTTCTAGGAAGACATATCTGAGGTTTCCTGCATTTTCAatggagctgggttttgaagcGTGACAGGGAAGTTGTCAGGTGAACAGCCAGGAAACTGGGCAGTCCACACAGATGATATAATAACTTTCAAAGGCATGCTGATGTGGAAGTCTGATTTGTTGGATGACCCCAGTCATTCAAGGGGCCAGAATATACAGAAGAGTAAAGTAAAGAGAGTAACTCTTCTAAAGAAGAGTAACAGGAAATAAAGTTGGAAAAGCAGGCAGAGGCTGAATTACAAAGAGCCTGCAATGTCTCCGTATACTGTCTTAATTCAGTACATTATAATTAGATTAAATTCAGCAAACCTATTGAAAACCAACCTTGTACAAAACATGCTGTGAGAGATTTAAAGATGAAGACCCAATACCATAGTATAGAAAGTGGGACTTAACAGAAATAACTAATATGGTTAATAGAGAAACAGAGTAGGAAAACCTTTATGAAAGAGTTGATTGAAGAGTGAAGACCATTTTGACGGGCCAAGAGCATACACAGTACACAACCACATTGCAAGGTATATTCGGGGATCAAGTGATTGAGCTTGGCTGGAGTGGAGAGATATGAGTAAAATGGGCTTTCACCTCTAGTATTTGTGATTTAAATTGTGGTCATACCATGTTAGTAGTGAAATTTCCCTCCTCAAAGCCTAGTTTGCCAGAGATCACCAGAATCAAAGACTGTAGTCTGACAGTGTCAGATTTATCAAATTGTTAATGTAATTTGCGTACATTGCTAAAGAACTTTGAATAAAAGGCTTTATTTGCCTTTTGTTTAGGCAGCCCCGTGGTATAGCTTACAACAACCAAAAATCCTGCATAAATCCTTTAGCCAGTAACCACAGCACGGGTGTGTTTGTGCTGTGGGGATGAAACACTGCTAGTAGTCAAATgacattttctcctttccctttttccctcttccctcaaACTAGGCTCACTTATCTAAAGACTATGCGGAGGCTTGTTTCAGAGCTGTATGTTCGGGATAACTGCCACCCTTTCAAAGCCACTGTGTTGGTCTGGATTCAGCTTCCAATGTGGATATTCGTGTCTGTTGCTCTCCGGAATTTTAGCACAGGGGCAACACATTCAGAAGGTAGTTATTATTGAAGTCTGTTTCCCCCAAATAAGTTTTCTAACGTTGTCTttgtactcttcttttttttttttgcggtacacgggcctctcactgttggggcctctcccgttgcggagcacaggctccggacgcgcaggctcagtggccatggctcac
This DNA window, taken from Delphinus delphis chromosome 5, mDelDel1.2, whole genome shotgun sequence, encodes the following:
- the COX18 gene encoding cytochrome c oxidase assembly protein COX18, mitochondrial isoform X2 codes for the protein MLCRLSVRWLQPRPALQLRGLGPPVVPAPTGGAKPSALPLWAVASVSAVGPSGAGGWYEALATSAPVQGAEDVLLFAHTASGLPWWGSILLTTVALRGAVTLPLAAYQHYILAKVENLQPEIKSIARHLNQDVAVRANQLGWSKRAARLTYLKTMRRLVSELYVRDNCHPFKATVLVWIQLPMWIFVSVALRNFSTGATHSEGFSVQEQLATGGVLWFPDLTALDSTWILPVSIGVINLLIVEIFALQKVGMSRFQTYITYFVRALSVLMIPIAATVPSVIDCSLLVMLQPHGPFTELAAAFS
- the COX18 gene encoding cytochrome c oxidase assembly protein COX18, mitochondrial isoform X1, with product MLCRLSVRWLQPRPALQLRGLGPPVVPAPTGGAKPSALPLWAVASVSAVGPSGAGGWYEALATSAPVQGAEDVLLFAHTASGLPWWGSILLTTVALRGAVTLPLAAYQHYILAKVENLQPEIKSIARHLNQDVAVRANQLGWSKRAARLTYLKTMRRLVSELYVRDNCHPFKATVLVWIQLPMWIFVSVALRNFSTGATHSEGFSVQEQLATGGVLWFPDLTALDSTWILPVSIGVINLLIVEIFALQKVGMSRFQTYITYFVRALSVLMIPIAATVPSSIVLYWLCSSLMGLSQNLLLRSPRFRQLCRIPLTKSDSDTPYKDLFAAFYAKFISRK
- the COX18 gene encoding cytochrome c oxidase assembly protein COX18, mitochondrial isoform X3; amino-acid sequence: MLCRLSVRWLQPRPALQLRGLGPPVVPAPTGGAKPSALPLWAVASVSAVGPSGAGGWYEALATSAPVQGAEDVLLFAHTASGLPWWGSILLTTVALRGAVTLPLAAYQHYILAKVENLQPEIKSIARHLNQDVAVRANQLGWSKRAARLTYLKTMRRLVSELYVRDNCHPFKATVLVWIQLPMWIFVSVALRNFSTGATHSEDFCSAKSWNVSFPDIYNVLCSCIIGVDDSNCSDSTFSDRLFSTGYAPASWAFHRTCCCVLLDFANFVEYR